The Betaproteobacteria bacterium genomic sequence GATGGTCGAGGGCAACGTCTACTTTCCGCGCGAAGCACTGAACTGGAACTGCCTGCGCGAGAGTTCGACACGCAGCGACTGCCCGCGCAAGGGCATCGCGCGCTACCTGCACATCGTAGTGGATGGCGCGGTCAACACCGATGCCGGATGGTACTACCCGGAGCCCAAACCGGCCGCACACGGCATCGCGGGACACGTCGCTTTCTGGCGCGGCGTGCGAATGGAAAAGTAAGCCACGCGCGGACGCAGCGCCGCCGGCTGTGATTTCGTCACGCCTGTTTCGCGTTGGCGACGATGTGAACCAGCATCGCAGAGGCCATGCTTGCCATGCGGTCGTCTGTACGATCGGGCAGAGCGATGGGGACGCGTGCGCCCAGCACGATGCCCGCAGCAAGCGCATCCGCGAAGTGGGCGAGTTGTTTCGCGAGCATGTTGCCCGATGCCATGTCGGGCACGACGAGGATGTCGGCCTGCCCCGCCACCGGAGAGAGCAGCCCGCCGCGGCGCGCCACCTTGAGTGACACCGCGTCGTCGAAGGCGAGCGGACCGTCGAGTGCGGCGCCGGTGATCTGTCCACGGTCGGCCATCTTGCATAGGGTCGCTGCGTCCAGCGTCGCGCGCATCCCGGGATCGACCGTGTCGGTCGCTGCGAGGAGCGCGACGCGGGGCAGCGTATTGCCAAGCATGTGCGCGAGGTCGACCGCATTCTGGACGATGTCGCGCTTGTCCTCCAGGGTTGGCTCGACGTTGAGCGCGGCATCGGTGATGAAGAGCGGCTTCGTGTAAGCCGGGACATCCACCACGAACACGTGGCTCAGGCGGCGCTCGGTACGCAGCCACGAGTCCGCCGCCACCGGTGCCATCAACTCTGCCGTCTCCAGGCTGCCCCTCATGATCGCCCGCACTGCGCCCTGGCGCGCGAGCTGCACTGCGAGTGCCGCAGCCTCGCCGCGGCTTGCAGCAGGACGGATGGCCATTCCGGTGAGGTCGAGCTGCGCTGCGTCCGCCGTCTCGCGCACTGCCGCTTCAGGCCCGATGAGCACCGGAACGATCACACCCTCTCGCATCGCCTGCAGCGTGCTGGCGAGCGAATCGGCATCGCACGGATAGATCACCGCCACCGGCACGGGTGGCAGCTTGAGCCCCTTCACCCGCTCGGCGATATGACGGAAACGTGTCTCGCGGTCGCCGATGCGTACCTCGGGCAATGCGACACGCGGGCGTCGCACCTTCTGCCGCGGCGCCAGCACATAGGCGGTGCCGGAGACGACGACCTTGCCATCCTGATTCACGCACTCGGTGGACAGCGTGACCCGGCCTTTCTCGACGTCGCGCGCCGTCGCCGTCACCTTCACGGTGATTGCATCGCCGACCCCCACCGGATGCCGAAAACGCAGGTCCTGCCCGAGGTAGATCGTGCCGGGTCCGGGAAACTGCGTGCCGAGCACGGTGGAAATCAGCGCACCGCTCCACATGCCATGCCCGATCACCTCGCGGAACTGGCTGCTCGCGGCGTACTCGGGATCGACGTGCGCCGGATTGATGTCGCCCGACATCACGGCGAACAGCATGATGTCGCGCTCGGTAAGCGTGCGCGTGAGCGTCGCGCAGTCACCGACCTTGATCTCTTCGAACGTCCGGTTCTCCAGGCACTCCATGGCGCAGATCCTTGCGGGCGGTCTCCCGTACCGCCGATTTTACGCCCCTGGTGTTACGCGAACGCGCGCGGCTGTCCTGTCGCTTCGATCACCGACATCCAGAGATCGCCATCGACGTCGACATGGCGGCTCTCGCGCGTGGCGAGCTTCATCGGCACGTGCACGAACCGCCCGTGCCAGCGACCGATCAGCATCGCGGTATTGCCGGCCATGGCGGCGTGCACGGCGTTCCTCGCCATGTGCCAGCAGTAGACGCTGTCCGACGGACAGGCCGGAATGCTGCGGATGGCATAGCTCGGATCGATGTACTTGATCGTCGGCTCGCGGCCGAGCGAGCGCAGATGTTCGCCGAGGCGATCGCGCAGGAAGACGCCGACGTCCTTGAGCTTCGCGTTGCCGCTCTTGTCGCGCTTCTCTCCGCTCGGTGCGTCGGGCATCTGGTCCTGTGCGGCGCCCTCGGCCACCACGATCACGGCGTGCCCTTTGCGCGCGAGCACGCGATCGATGCAGGCAAACACGCCGCGCTGACCGTCGAGGACGACGGGCACCTCGGGGATCAACACGAGATCGGCCTCGGTCGAGGCCAACGCTGCCTGGCACGCCAGAAAACCGGAATGGCGGCCCATCAGCTTGACGAGACCGATGCCATCGCGCGCCGCCACCGCCTCGACCCGCGCGCCGCTGATCACATCGACGGCGGCGGAATAGGCACTGACATAGCCGAAGCTGCGATCGATGAAGGGCACGTCGTTGTCGATCGTCTTCGGCACGCCGATCACGCCGATGCGCAGGCCGCGCCGCGCGACTTCCTCAGCGATGCGCATCGCTCCACGCATGGTGCCATCGCCGCCGACGACGAAGAGAATGCCGATGCCATTGGCTTCCAGGTTGTCGACCACCTCGCCTGCGTCCTGCGATCCGCGCGAAGTCCCGAGCATGGTGCCACCATCGTGATGGATATCGGCCACGGATTCCGGCGTCAGCGTCGCCGGCAGGTGGCCATGGCGCGCGATCAGCCCCTCGTAACCGTAGCGGAAGCCGAAGATCTGGCGCACGCCATACCCGGCCCAGAGCTCGAGGACGATGCCGCGCACCACGTTGTTGAGTCCGGGTGCCAGCCCGCCGCAGGTGACGATGCCGCAGCGGACCGTGCGCGGGTCGAAGAAGATCTTGTCGCGCGGACCGGCGAGTTCGAACGCCGGGCGCAAGGCGAGATCGACGGACGATCCGGCCTGGCTGGAGAGTCCATCATCGAGCAATACCTTGTCCGCCGCACCGACAAAGTGCATGCTGCGTGCACCGAGATGTTCCGCCACCGGCGATGGCAACACGCATCGACCGAGGATATCGATGGCGAGATCGTCTGCAGTCAGGCGTTTATCGTGTGCGGCTTCGGGTGCATGTCCGTTATCGCTCATGAGCGCTCCGAAAGTCTGCGCGACGATTTCGCAGGGATCCGTTTTTCTGCAATCTCCACGCCAAGTGCGCGGCCACTGCCTTCGGCGCCGGCAGACAGAAGTGGCGTAGACGCCCGTACAGTGCCTCAGCATTGCCTGCGGATTCCCGCCGCGTCTTTGCGTGAGCGCGATCGCGACGGTCGCGAACACCGGCGCCCATGTTCGGCCGAGCCATTTCCTCGCGTGCATTCGCCCATCGCTTGCCGCGCGCGCTGCGGCGTTGTGAAATAGCCGCACTTTCACACCACCCGAACGAGTCATGATCGAGCAGAAGAGGAGTTTCAACCCGGCGATGAAGTCAGCGCCCGGACTTGGCATGGGCGCTGACCGCCATGTCGCCTGAGCACGTGCATTGGGTCGAGGCGCTCGCCCGCATCCTGGTGGGCAGTCTCTTCGTCGTCGGCGGGTTTCACCATCTGCCGATGTCTGCCGAGCTGAGCGGGAGAGTGGCACAGCGCGGGGTACCGCTGCCACGATTGGCGCTCGGCCTGGCGACGGCTTTCCAGATCATGCTCGGCGCGGCGCTGATGGCCGGCCTGTGGGTGCGCTGGGCCGCGCTCGGGTTGATCGGCTTCACCATCGTCGCTTCGCTGCTGCTCCTGAACTTCTGGGCGATGGAGGGTCAGGCCCGGGCCGGTGCATCGAATCAGTTTCTGACCAACATCGCCGTCATTGGCGGACTGCTGTATGCGTCCGTGGCCGACCTGCCTTCCTGAGAGTCGCTGCCTGAAAGACTGTTGTCCATATCTGCCCTGGATTCGGCCGGCCGCGGCAGGCTTCGCGGTTTCCGCAGTTCACGATGTCCAGAGAATGGCGCAATTGCGGTTCGTTCGATAGATTGCCGACGTAACGGAACCAGCGAGGAAGAGATATGCATCAGTGGCTGATGAAGTCTGAACCGGACGTCTACGGCATCGATCACCTCGCCGCTGCCCCGGACACGACGACGGCGTGGTGGGGCGTGCGCAACTATCAGGCGCGCAACTTCATGCGCGATCGCATGCAGGTGGGCGATCAGGCCTTCTTCTACCATTCGAGCTGCCCGGAGCCGGGCATCGCCGGCATCGTCGAGGTTGCCAGCGGATCCTACCCCGACGAGACGCAGTTCGACCCGGCGAGCGACTACTACGATCCGAAGGCGACCCGCGAGAATCCGCGCTGGTTCCTGGTCGACGTGAAGCTCGTGCGCAAGACCCCACTCGTCCCGCTGGCGGAACTGCGTTCCCATCCGGAACTCGCTCACATGCGCGTGCTGCAGCGAGGCAACCGGTTGTCGATCACGCCGGTCGAGCCGGCGGAGTGGCGCTTCATTCTCGATCTGATCGCACGCGATGAGCGCTAGCCAGCGCCGTCGGTGCGACGTGACCGAGATACCGCGCCGGCACGCACGCCCCCGTGGCTAGCTTGTGGCTCTGGTATGTCCTGCTCGGCGCCGGTGCCGGGTTCCTCGCCGGGCTGC encodes the following:
- a CDS encoding DUF427 domain-containing protein; amino-acid sequence: MVEGNVYFPREALNWNCLRESSTRSDCPRKGIARYLHIVVDGAVNTDAGWYYPEPKPAAHGIAGHVAFWRGVRMEK
- a CDS encoding bifunctional enoyl-CoA hydratase/phosphate acetyltransferase, producing MECLENRTFEEIKVGDCATLTRTLTERDIMLFAVMSGDINPAHVDPEYAASSQFREVIGHGMWSGALISTVLGTQFPGPGTIYLGQDLRFRHPVGVGDAITVKVTATARDVEKGRVTLSTECVNQDGKVVVSGTAYVLAPRQKVRRPRVALPEVRIGDRETRFRHIAERVKGLKLPPVPVAVIYPCDADSLASTLQAMREGVIVPVLIGPEAAVRETADAAQLDLTGMAIRPAASRGEAAALAVQLARQGAVRAIMRGSLETAELMAPVAADSWLRTERRLSHVFVVDVPAYTKPLFITDAALNVEPTLEDKRDIVQNAVDLAHMLGNTLPRVALLAATDTVDPGMRATLDAATLCKMADRGQITGAALDGPLAFDDAVSLKVARRGGLLSPVAGQADILVVPDMASGNMLAKQLAHFADALAAGIVLGARVPIALPDRTDDRMASMASAMLVHIVANAKQA
- a CDS encoding ATP-dependent 6-phosphofructokinase, translated to MSDNGHAPEAAHDKRLTADDLAIDILGRCVLPSPVAEHLGARSMHFVGAADKVLLDDGLSSQAGSSVDLALRPAFELAGPRDKIFFDPRTVRCGIVTCGGLAPGLNNVVRGIVLELWAGYGVRQIFGFRYGYEGLIARHGHLPATLTPESVADIHHDGGTMLGTSRGSQDAGEVVDNLEANGIGILFVVGGDGTMRGAMRIAEEVARRGLRIGVIGVPKTIDNDVPFIDRSFGYVSAYSAAVDVISGARVEAVAARDGIGLVKLMGRHSGFLACQAALASTEADLVLIPEVPVVLDGQRGVFACIDRVLARKGHAVIVVAEGAAQDQMPDAPSGEKRDKSGNAKLKDVGVFLRDRLGEHLRSLGREPTIKYIDPSYAIRSIPACPSDSVYCWHMARNAVHAAMAGNTAMLIGRWHGRFVHVPMKLATRESRHVDVDGDLWMSVIEATGQPRAFA
- a CDS encoding DoxX family protein, producing the protein MAWALTAMSPEHVHWVEALARILVGSLFVVGGFHHLPMSAELSGRVAQRGVPLPRLALGLATAFQIMLGAALMAGLWVRWAALGLIGFTIVASLLLLNFWAMEGQARAGASNQFLTNIAVIGGLLYASVADLPS
- a CDS encoding EVE domain-containing protein → MHQWLMKSEPDVYGIDHLAAAPDTTTAWWGVRNYQARNFMRDRMQVGDQAFFYHSSCPEPGIAGIVEVASGSYPDETQFDPASDYYDPKATRENPRWFLVDVKLVRKTPLVPLAELRSHPELAHMRVLQRGNRLSITPVEPAEWRFILDLIARDER